The stretch of DNA AGGTGACAGGTGGCAGGTGGCAGGTGGCAGGtgaggaactccaagccgctgagagtgttcttccgacgccggagttccatcattggACGAGGGGGCCTGAAACACCGGGCTGCCGTGGGGGCGAGTGCGGGGGCCTCAATCAGCCACGATCgcaggtgaacaagaggaagatcaGTCATTGGTGCCTTcagtcacagtgggaaacgttgatcccgctATGGaagatgttttatgtttaattccACAATGTTGTGTTCATCTTACTGTGTGCTGCAAGGTAACTCACAgtccactgcaccaattggtgtatgtaacAATACATGTCCTTTGTGATGGGAACATACATGTTGCTGGCCAGCATTTTGGGTTGATTAGAGTTTTATCAGACTTGTACAGAGTGCAAAGCTCAATTTCATTATCAAATGACTGCAGGACCTTCTCTTCTGTCGTATgtattttagacctgcagctccgttgaggcaagGACTTGTACATGTAGTGGCAAACTGCGGGGAAATATCAACCAACAAAAGATACGGACACAGTCTCTGTGTCGATCTGTCCATCGTTAGCCCCTTACTCCCACAGAGAAACTGGTTAATACACGGCGTGGATTAGTACAGTATGGAAGTAAAGGCATCATCTTCCTCCCCATCTTCACCCCCTCTCTACATCCCACAGTCATTGCTGGTATCCTCACATCCAGCAGTTTCACAAATATTCACATTTGTACCACTTCTTGCTCAATGTTCTTATTTATCACTATATTTGCTCCCGTCTCCTATGACAACTGACGTACACCAAGACTTTACTGATGTAGGTCCATGCTCCATGGGTTAGTAGATGGGTCTATGTTGGACATGTCTCAAGTCTCATTCCACTTCACCCATGGCTTCATCCACCCTGTACACACGTGGCTTATTTTACTATCTTGGAGAACACTTTACACTTGCCTGTATTAATCTGCCCTCAATTCAAGACTGATTCTATGAGGCTTACAGGCACGGTGGGATGTTTTTTTACCCCTTAAGCTGTTCCTCCCGACACATGCAACTTTTTCCATTAACACAGTCTAATAAAAGATCAGTCAATCAATCACCCATTGGTTAAGATAAGGACTAACAAGATTAATCTTTGCAAACAGAATTTAACTAAAttataaaaatgttatttttcccACAGAAAGTGATTAGAGCACAAGTCAGTCAGGCAAACTTTGTTAAAGTGGATAGTTTAAACAATAAAACCATATTCATAAAGTCAGTAAGTTTAATCGGGCTGAAACAGCAAGTTGTGAAAGAGAAGGGACTGAACTGGTTGTGAAGCGATTGCTGGGATTGGTTTGAAAGCACAACAGGAACATTACAAAACTTAGAGGAGTTCCAACAAAGGAGATGCAATGCTCACCTATGCTGCTCAATAGCTTCATTGCCGGCCAGCTCAATGCCACAGACGTTACACCGCTCACTGGCAGATCTATTCTCGGTCTTCATGCCCACAGCCAGTTCGCCCAACTTGCTGAAAAGTTCCCTCTGGATGAAGCCTTGAGGCATGAGGCCGGCGTACCCGCTAAAGTCCATCGCCATGGAGAGCGCAGGCTGTACGTGCAGGGCGGACGAGAGTGAGGCGGGAACCTCCAGCAGACCGTCAGGCCTGCGGTTGAACTGAATGGGGTACAAGGTGGCATGTCTCTCCGCCTGTGCACTAGAGCTGTTCTCCAACCCCACTTGGGCAACAAACCCACCCTCGAGAGGCTGATCCCCGGGATTGTCCTCACGCACGTAATGCAGCTCGCGGGCACTAGTGATGACGCTGCTACGAGTTGGCGTGCCGGGCGCTTCTTTGGACTTATCTGCATCGAGTACCTTCTCTCCCCCTGAAGAACCCATGTCACCCATCTTGGGGCCTTCACCTTCCTCCACCTGCATCATTTCATGCTTGATCTCAGCTATCATGGGATGTCTACTGCTAGCAGAAAATGCTTCATCTACAGCAGCTTGTTGCAGAGTTCCCTGAATAATCGATTGCCCGATACTCATTAGACTATCTACAGCAGCTTTGGTGGGGCTCATTGCTGAAAGGCCAAAGGATGTGGAGACTGACGGACTCTGGTCTTCCATTGGCCCTGTTGGCATGGCTTGCTTCGCAGGGTAACCAGCCTCTTCACCAGAAATGTGTTTAGTAACCAATATGTTCTTGGTAAAAATGACCTTTCCCCCATCCTCCTCTTCAGTGACAGTCATGTCTGTATCATGGTCATCTGTCGCCTGAATCGTCTCCAGTATCTTCAGACACTGCTCCTCCAAATACTCAATCTCCAATATTTCTGCTGCATACAACAGATCATCCAAGTCCTCTACTTTGGCTTGCAGTGTGGCAGTGTAAGCATATTCCAGGATCTGTTGGAATGTCTTTGGTGAAAGGAAGTCCAAGGTGTAATGCTGACTGTTGCGTAGAAACAAAATTTCAAACATCTTGCTGGTGCAGGCCAAGACTGTGCGATGGGCGTGGAACTCCTGGCTGTCCACCAAGATCACCACGTCACACAGAGTCCCCAACAGTCGCATCTGGTTGGCTTTGTGAAGGAGCACCGAGGGATGCGTGGGATTCTGAAGCTTTACTAACCCCATGTTTAATCAAATCCACAGATGTGTTCTACACTGGACCAATTCATCAGGCTGTCTGTATGGTTGGCTACACGGTCTGTTGTTGAAGTCCGGTGTCacctgcaacaaaaaaaatgggCAAGAATTTTAAATTGCTTTCTTGTGGAAATGAAGGTTGGCAGCAAATTCTGCTCTCCATCAATCTACCCATCAAACATCTCCTTACTGATCTGCACATTCCCTATACCTCAATTATTATGTCTGAAAGACTCAAGGACCACAATATTGTGATGTTGCATTGAATCCATCATCTCCCCCAGAACTCATAAATCTTTCGTTCCAACTTACACAACCCACTGCATTTCTCAAAAGCCTCATTCAGCCATTGGCAGTTGGCTCTGTTTACCCATGGATCCAATTCTCTGGAATCCCTTGCCTCCGTTTCTCTTCCTTATTTACAAAAAATCTTCACTCCCTGCATGTATTGGGTCAGCGCGACGTACATCGGCAGCTCCCACCAACTAGCCAGTCATCATACACCTCGCTGAGCTCATACTGGAAATgtatcagttgtacagggtcttggtgagaccacacctggagtattgcgtacagttttggtctcctaatctgaggaaggacattattgccatagagggagtgcagagaaggttcagcagactgattcctgggatgtcaggactgtcttatgaagaaagactggatagatttggtttatactctctagaatttaggagattgagagggcatcttatagaaacttacaaaattcttaaggggttggacaggctagatgcaggaagattgctcccgatgttggggaagtccaggacaaggggtcacatcttaaggatagaggggaaatcctttaaaatcgagatgagaagaactgcaggctcgaagggccgaatggcctactcctgcacctaatttctataaatACATCCAGTGGAACAGCACCCTTCTACTTACATCACTGCCTGGTCTTGCCTTACTCTCCCTCTATAATCTGTACGTGAATATCTCGTCTATAATACAGGCCGACATGGAAAGCACATGAATTGGTCATCACATTCCCTTTTACTGCAGCTCCAGAAATTGTGCAGTAATGTTCTCATTTCCCCTGTAAACCTCGCTCTGAATCCCCACTATTGTTTGCTGTGCTCCACTGTATCACATTAAGTGCTTTAGTCATAAATCAATATTGCCACAAATATAGTACTTAATCCATGGTGACAAATGTTTGTGAAGGTTATTTATGGCCGTCTTGTATTCCCAGGTGCCGTGCTATGTAGCACCTTCCATCTCCCTCATTTAATTATCAGCCAATATGATGCCACTCCTGATAAACTTTGGCTTTCAAGATTAATTATTTGCAATTTTCAAGGGACAAAGCAAGGTAGTAAATTGATCGGCTAGGTAGCGTGCAGTCAAGTtatgggagaggtggggagaggaggggggagaggagagggagagagagagagagaaggagggagaggagagggggcagcaGTCATATTATAGGACATGGTGGACCCGCAGAGCTCTGCATTTCACCCAGTGTGATTGCTACTGGGTATTAACATTAAAGCAAAAATATTTTTCCATGCATTGAAGTTCCAAATGAAATCCCTCATCTCCGTTACATGACGGGTCTTGACGCCTGCTACGTTGCGCTCCCGACAGCACAAATGCTTCAGGGGGAATTTTAAATGGATGCTCAAAATCCATGAACAGCATTGATAGAGTTTAAGGTGCAGAAAATATTTCCATTACTGGAGGATTGGTAATCACAAGAGATTGAATTAAGATAGTTGGCAATAATGTTCGGGACAAAAACAAGCTAACGTCATTAAAAGGTTGGTTAATTGTTACAGCATGGAACTTAATGCCCagaaaaacataattagaaataGACAAGAATGATTcaatgaatgagtgggttagcatatgctgagcgtttgatggcactgggcccgtactcgctggagtttagaaggttgaagagggaccccattgaaacttacagaacaatgaaaggcatagaatggatgtggaaaggatgtttccactggtgggagagtctaggaccagaggtcgtagcctcagaattaaaagcaactcttttagaaaggcgaggaggaatttctttagtcagagggtagttaatctgtggacctcattgccacacagggctgtggagcccattagtggatatttttaaggcagagatatacaaATTCTGGATTAAAACGGGTGTCAAgatttttggagagaaggcaggaaaattgtattaggaggcagagatcaaccatgattgaatggcagtggactcgacgggccgaatggcctaattctactcctataacctgcGACATTATTGTACACAAGTAGCCGACAAGCTGAGAAAAGGCAGTGAGGTGAGATTGATTGGACAGCTGAGTTAGCATAAGACtgttaggccaaatggcctctgaaCTACTCTAAACAAAGCAGAAAGtgtaaaacaaatataaataaataggAGCCTAAATGGTTAAACATCAACTGCTGCTTTCCATTGACACCTTGACTTTTAGCAACTTGATACAGCTTGGCGCCAATTGCCGTTAAATTAGCTGCTAACATTTGCTTCGTCAAAGCCAAATGTTCTTGGACAAAACATGTAACCAAGGTCTATAACCTTTCCAACACATCCTTTTATCATGTGGAATATGCCTTAAGATCGGATCCAGTTTGTCTCTATAGGATTTCTGCCTACAATTTCACAGGTCACATTTTGGGGGGGCCTTTGAGTTAGGAATCTCAAACCCAGTTACACCATAGTGGAGCAGTGCAAAGGCCAATTTGCACCCACTGAATATTCTAAAGTCACTTTTTATTTCATAAGACAAGGACGGACTTGCAGTCACCAGCTATACGTAGAATTACAGTATATTGCAGTGGtatttgggccaaatggcccaccttCCACCCGACTGATCATTTTCCTCCTTTAATTTAACTAGTTCCCCCTCAGCCACATCGATGCTATTCACAAATGTTCTATATGGTAGCAACTTCAACATTTAACAAGGGTCTGGCTAAGAACTTCTGAAATCACCAGTAAATTAATTTGCGACTCACATACTCAAGACTCTGTTGCAAACTCCTACAAGTGGAAACTTCTTCCACCATGTTCAACATTTTCATAATCTTTTTGAA from Leucoraja erinacea ecotype New England chromosome 32, Leri_hhj_1, whole genome shotgun sequence encodes:
- the zbtb16a gene encoding zinc finger and BTB domain-containing protein 16-A translates to MGLVKLQNPTHPSVLLHKANQMRLLGTLCDVVILVDSQEFHAHRTVLACTSKMFEILFLRNSQHYTLDFLSPKTFQQILEYAYTATLQAKVEDLDDLLYAAEILEIEYLEEQCLKILETIQATDDHDTDMTVTEEEDGGKVIFTKNILVTKHISGEEAGYPAKQAMPTGPMEDQSPSVSTSFGLSAMSPTKAAVDSLMSIGQSIIQGTLQQAAVDEAFSASSRHPMIAEIKHEMMQVEEGEGPKMGDMGSSGGEKVLDADKSKEAPGTPTRSSVITSARELHYVREDNPGDQPLEGGFVAQVGLENSSSAQAERHATLYPIQFNRRPDGLLEVPASLSSALHVQPALSMAMDFSGYAGLMPQGFIQRELFSKLGELAVGMKTENRSASERCNVCGIELAGNEAIEQHRKMHSGMKTYGCDLCGKRFLDSLRLRMHLLSHSAGAKAFVCDQCGAQFSKEDALESHRQTHTGTDMAVFCLLCGKRFQTQVALQQHMEVHAGVRSYICSECNRTFPSHTALKRHLRSHTGDHPYECEFCGSCFRDECTLKSHKRIHTGEKPYECNGCGKKFSLKHQLETHYRVHTGEKPFECKLCHQRSRDYSAMIKHLRTHNGASPYQCTICLDYCPSLSAMQKHMKSHKPEDIPPDWRIEKTYLYLCYV